In Sesamum indicum cultivar Zhongzhi No. 13 linkage group LG8, S_indicum_v1.0, whole genome shotgun sequence, the sequence AgacatatacatatagatacaaatatatatatatctatatattaaaagaatatatttttattttgtataagtattgattaaatttgaaccacaaatttagaTTAGGCAGTTGATAAAAAATGGCATTTTTGTGGTTACAATATAAAACTCATGTTCAGATGCATCATGccttatttgaatattttggatATCAAAATAAGGTAATATGGATTTTACCCATTAGAGGAGAGCAAAAACGGAGTATCATAACACACGCTTCCATATTCAATCACTGTTTTCCTGTTCCGGATGCAGAACTGAGTTCTTTGAACATGGAAGATCGAAGGAGCAGGACTAGTGCCGTTGGAGACGATGGCTTTCTGCATAAACCAAACAGGACGTTTCGACCGCACAGTTCTTGCTTACTCCGGTTAACTACTGTCAAAGCCTTCAGCAGTTCCGTTTTTTGTTCTGATTCCTGACTAGGAACTGATATGTTTGCTCCCGGCTTCAGCCATCAGATGCAATTGCTCAGGTAGAAGTTGATGTTGCGTTGATTCCTCTGTATTCTGTTGTGGCAATGTCGTATGCGCGAGCAGCCTCTTCTTGAGTACCTGCAGATGAATATACTTGCCATGAAATTGACACGTTCCGTTTTCAGTTGCAGTTGATTGTTGAATGATTACTAGTATTGTTTACTTACTGTAAGTGTCAAGGTAAAGGTACTTATTTCCTAAAACTCTGCCTATCCTTGCTTCCCATCTTCCATTCTGATGGTGTCTGCTTTTTAATTCTTGATGTAAATACTTAGAAAAGTATAGCTTCAAAAAGTTACCCTTTTGTAGagcaaaattgatatttttttctggATATTTGTACCTTGCAACTCCTCTGTACTTTGACACCCCTCTTGCGAAACCACTGTTGTTTCTGGAGGGTGGAAGATTTGGCTAGTTAATGAACCGTTTCGACACTGCGTTATTGTTTAGGATCGATGAAAAGGCAGAACCATTACCTTCTCAATGAGGCTACGTACTGTTCTTTTGTGATGGTCTCCATAACTTCGATTTCTTTCTCGTAATCAGATATCTGCAGAAATAGGCTCGACAGAGTTTATAAGTTACCGTAACCGAACACATTTTAGCACTTGTCATATATTGAAGCACTTACTGGGAAATTGGTACAAGTCATTGTCCCCCAGTACTTAAGAGCAGCTAAGTCATAGGCTCTTGCTGCAGCTTCATCGTTGTCATAGGCTCCTGAGGAGTTCTCACAGAATTAACATAACGTAGCTTCAGTTTATGTCTTAAACTGTCGAAAATTGTCgagaaaagttgaaatttctTCATAATAGCAAAAGGGTACTCACCAAGATAGACTGTCGTCCATTTCAATTGCAAAAACCCGAAGAGTGAACCATGAAATAAGCACAAGATTTCATGTCAAGCACTGACACTAAATG encodes:
- the LOC105167738 gene encoding ethylene-responsive transcription factor WRI1-like — protein: MRDSAIRRLQCMVDGEATEARLVKHRRREMVTAALGDNQPPQQQQSNAISAPTTVNRSSRFRGASRHRWTGRDEAHLWDKQSWNATQKKKGKQVYLGAYDNDEAAARAYDLAALKYWGTMTCTNFPISDYEKEIEVMETITKEQYVASLRRNNSGFARGVSKYRGVARHHQNGRWEARIGRVLGNKYLYLDTYSTQEEAARAYDIATTEYRGINATSTST